A window from Salinigranum halophilum encodes these proteins:
- the lrp gene encoding HTH-type transcriptional regulator Lrp, with protein sequence MTYENLDAKLINELLGDGRASLRSLAEDLDVSVTTVSNHLRDLEEEGVIEGYTPIVNYDALGYDVTAVIQLKVEGSALPEITDRLREQNQMISVYEVTGDYDIIAIGKFRDTDGMNKQIKQLLTDADIRESNTSVVLNAVVENEQFELEINE encoded by the coding sequence ATGACGTACGAAAACCTCGACGCCAAACTCATCAACGAACTGCTCGGAGACGGACGCGCCAGCCTCAGAAGCCTCGCAGAGGACCTCGACGTCTCCGTGACGACGGTCTCGAACCACCTCCGCGACCTCGAAGAGGAGGGCGTCATCGAGGGGTACACCCCCATCGTCAACTACGACGCGCTCGGCTACGACGTCACGGCGGTCATCCAGCTGAAAGTCGAAGGGAGCGCGCTCCCGGAGATTACCGACCGACTGCGCGAGCAGAACCAGATGATTTCGGTGTACGAGGTCACCGGTGACTACGACATCATCGCCATCGGGAAGTTCCGAGACACCGACGGCATGAACAAGCAGATCAAGCAGCTGTTGACCGACGCCGACATCCGCGAGTCGAACACCTCCGTCGTCCTCAACGCCGTCGTGGAGAACGAACAGTTCGAGCTGGAGATCAA